In Rhodamnia argentea isolate NSW1041297 chromosome 11, ASM2092103v1, whole genome shotgun sequence, one genomic interval encodes:
- the LOC115744140 gene encoding nuclear transcription factor Y subunit B-3-like, translating into MTGKRSQTSPVGSPLSGNMSDGSSYSSKEQDRFLPIANVSRIMKRSLPANAKISKEAKETVQECVSEFISFVTGEASDKCQREKRKTINGDDLLWAMTTLGSENYVAPLKVYLNRHHEAEGDKGAAAAAGTGRGHENPPAPSGAEQRVNGVGDFQSFYGLVAAGGGFNVNRMMMGENGDGSGNKVMVPQIHNGVGR; encoded by the coding sequence ATGACCGGGAAGAGGAGCCAGACAAGCCCGGTCGGGAGCCCCTTGTCGGGCAACATGTCCGACGGCTCGAGCTACAGCTCGAAGGAGCAGGACCGGTTCCTGCCGATCGCCAACGTGAGCCGGATCATGAAGCGGTCCCTCCCTGCGAACGCCAAGATCTCCAAGGAGGCCAAGGAGACCGTCCAGGAGTGCGTCTCGGAGTTCATCAGCTTCGTCACCGGGGAGGCCTCCGACAAGTGCCAGCGCGAGAAGCGCAAGACCATCAACGGCGATGACCTCCTCTGGGCCATGACCACCCTCGGCTCCGAGAACTACGTCGCCCCCCTCAAGGTGTACCTCAACCGGCACCACGAGGCCGAGGGCGACAAGGgtgccgccgctgccgccggcACGGGGAGGGGCCACGAGAACCCGCCGGCCCCGTCGGGGGCAGAGCAAAGGGTCAACGGCGTGGGGGATTTTCAGAGCTTTTATGGGTTGGTCGCTGCTGGGGGTGGGTTCAACGTGAATCGGATGATGATGGGTGAGAATGGGGATGGGAGTGGAAATAAAGTTATGGTTCCTCAAATTCACAATGGGGTGGGGCGGTAG